TTGGTGGAAAAGGGGCATGAGAGAGCATTATTTTGATAGTATGATGTGCGGTGGTCAACtctttgtgattttttttcttatacatatatattcatGTTTTCAAGTCATACTTTCTCCCATAGATGTAGCTGTAGATTATACTAGGGGTTATCAAACTTTATGATTCCAAGGACCCCCTACCTAAAATCATATGACTTAAGGGTATTCAGCTTCatcttttatataaaataagatTAAGCATTATGTATATTAAACCCTTAGACAAGTTTAATTCACTCAAATTTAAAGATTCTGCCAAGAGTTACTCACTAGATACGTTTACACGCAACCATATCAATTTGTAATCATACTGATGGCTTAATCGGATTAAAAAGCCTTCACGTAAACACTTTAATCAATATGATTAAGGTCGATTGGATGCAAATTTTTATAATATTGATAGGAGTGGTGGTGTAGTCTGATCTGTGATCTGATCATCAGGAGAAAAGTGCGCATGTAAACGCTTGAATCTTAGTAATTTTTAATCGAATGCAAAAACACCTATTGCACATGCACAGAAGAATTGTGCTGATTCAGTTCACATAGATTTTATATTTTCCTCTTATTTACGTATCACATGATTCtcatcacagaaacatgcaataacAAGGCATTGGCAACACACATTATTATTAAGGTAATGGGTTCACGCGCAGTACATTCTGCAGCATTCCTGTGTACTttcataacattacataaagcaataaaatagcattgCACCTTTTGAAAATTTTGCCTATGTCTGAAAatttcttaagaacaactttttCCAACTCAAGtttgactttgtacatttatccacAGCGTGAACTTGACGAGACAGGCTGTGCATGGCATGCATGCTAAGTTTAGATTTGAGCTACTTTAAAACTGTTTCTGcgagttgaattttttttctgcGCGTTAAAGATGAAAGTATTTTGTTGATTAGTTATTGGGCTAGTATTGAATGTCCATTGGGCTGGTTCTGTTTACgggaatctggcaaccctggctgtgaaCTTGCGCAGATGTTTGGATTggattatatagaatgtacatgtaaatgaatatttaaatctgattgcaatgtttagggtacaTGGAACTTGTACTGTCGTAACCTGCAACtggattaaattcagtcggCTCGACACAATTGTGTGCATGTTAACATAGCCACAGTTGTTCCAAAGTTCTGAGCTCAGTGTGATGCTCTTTGTTTCACTCTTGTTTGCATGTGTTGGCCCCTAAGCTCGTAAtcttttttaagttatgtatCCTCTCTAAATGCCCTCTGCTTCCACTTGGTAGATCAGGCTGTATGCTTCAATAGCTGTGTACTTAGTGTCCCCATTGTTGTGACAGCAGCACCTCGCGGGGACTCGACAATGGTACAATGTGTATACAAAGTCACAATCCTAAAGTCTGCTAACCACAACTGTTCTCAAAGTACCTGCCTCTGGTCTTACTcttatgtaaaataaatttgcCAACTACTACAATTAAATGGTGTGAGTTTGTGTAGTGGTGAGACCGCTCTCAATGAGCATTTTGCCTGGATTATTGGTTTTCTGGCCCGAAATTAAAGTATAATAGCTGGACAGCTGTTTATTAGCCAGATTATAGCAGCGTGTTGAGTTAACCTGTGCTCTCTGAATCAGAGGCATTTGCTCAACAAATCACTCATTGTCATTTAGTTCTGTCCCCTGAGTTTTGTTGTAACAATTCAATCGTACAAAGTCAATCCACAAAAAACTGTAATTGTAAATTtaatcaaaattattatttttattattttaatgactGTCAATCCTGATGAGAAGGTTGGGGAGAACATCCATTAATCCCTCTAAAACTGACATGCTGCTGCCATCTGCATTTCTCAATGGATGTCCACATGTTAGAGCCAAGCAATTCACAGTGGAAAAACAAGCCACACTCTCCATTTTTCCTATTAGATATTCTATTCTTTTTGGAAATATGTTacattatagacggtttcagcagcaacaataAACAAATGGATTTTGTGGACCAAACTTCCACTCCTTTTGTGGACTCCCgcatagaatcaataacaaaaGAGTCCCTCTAGAGTATATCTAATATTAAGCAAAATAATGGACAAGTAAATAACATTTGTTCAGATATCATGTTTTTGTGATTGGGAAAAGCTGCCATCACACATTCACGCACAAATGCTCCATAAAATGCACAAATGCTCTTTTAAAACACTTTGGGGTTGTTTCCAGGGTTTAGACTATGCCTTAtgtcttagttatattaggacatttaagtcgttttttacaaacataccttacaaaaagcATTACTGGTGttcatcttgagacaaaacaatgccattgaaatattttaacatatgtcaGTAGAAGCTGTTTTCTGTTAAGCTAACTCAAACATGCTTTTTTAGTCTCCTCATGAATACTATAGTGTTAAGCGCTCATTTTTCAGTCTCACAATCTTCCTGCTTTACCACGTTCaacaaaaaacttaatttcaaAACAAACTGCTGAAAAGGTTACCTGTCATCATCCTGGGCTTTAAATCTGTGGCGGAAGGAAGTAGTTCCTCACAAAAGAGCCTTTTAAAGACACTACTGTGTAGTTGGGTTTTTTACAGACTTGTCCcatcgaactgttgtataaacaCAGTATCGCTCGTGTGATATGGCTTTGTATAATCATAGGTTTGATAGCCTAATCACAGCCATGCTGATATAGAGCCATATTACATGACTATGAGAGCGCTATTGCTTTAATTCAGTATTCTACAGTATGTAGTAATTTTCATTACCATAGAATATAAAATGCTTATTATTTGGTAACTAAtgttaaagagcccctattatGTTGACAAAAAGAAtgttatttggtgtaatgcagtGTGTTCACGTTAGTGATGTGCGAGTCACCCGCAGGTAACCCGCGGGTCGGGTTGTTGTTGGTACAGAAATTCCCACTTTATTTGTGAGGCGGgtcattaaaagaaaaaaacttgtATGTTGCGTGCAATTCCCTATAGTCTATATTAAGTATCTGggaatatattttcatatttatggTTCTTTGATAAAGTTACAATACATAGGCCTTAGGTAGCAACATAACTTGTGTGATGTCCCTAAACCTTTGGTCTCACATCACAAGCTCCAGCCGcaagccacaacaacaaaacacacCGAGATCTAAAAGTAAAGATGGAAGATGCGGTGCAGGAGAAATTAAGGTCGAGAATTTACATCATTTAAAGAAAATTGGGTCAAGCTGCTAAATCTAATATTTGGGACCGGTTCTCAAAAATGGTTGCAACAAACACTGCtctgtaaatgttaaaaatgttttatcattatcctatcttGTTATTAATATGGCCATGCTGGTTATTATGGTTCATAAGCGTAagttgttgccagtttacagggcgatgtaatctaatgaAATAAAGCCTGTTTTCAtttctgtaataaaaaaattatttacacttccaataaaagtttccaaaagatggttttggtcctttcaagtagttgttatcacgctgatatatgttcaaggtttcattattgtggtaagtttcattttagcttgtaatttgatgctatagaaacggagcgtgtcgttatgattggcgtggttgaattggtcggGCGaacgtttgggcggaagtttgataccgcggctccgcctctggctccacggacgattccttctgcgcatgctttggctccaaactgacgtttttacgtaacatggtgGCGACCGTGgttggacatttttggcttcaattcattacaatggtgggaggcgacgtcgcgtcgttcatctttttttacagtctatggtttatggttcaaaaaacacattattttttacaaatattgtacattattgttgcttctTTGTGCTCCGCCTTCTCGAAACATGTTGATTtctacaaagctcatcgttctgaaaAAGTGTGGTGTGCTTAAACTTTGCAGATTGTTAACAtgactaacacacacttacacaccaaaagaaatgtaaaatcatgaaaagGAAAATAAGAGCTCTttaacatgtttctttaaagaaaGGTTTTAAAATTGTCATGATTTCACGAGGAACTGAACCAAAGTGCAGGTTATAATTGAACTAAACAAGGGGTTTATTGAACACAAAGTTAAACAAAAGCCCACGTGGGGGAAATTGACATAACAGACAAATGACAAATCACTGACGACTTGACTTGATTTGACTTGACTCTGGCTACATTTACACATAGCCGGGTATTTTGAGAAACGAATACTTTCCCGCCTCCGTTTTCAATAATAACATCGTGCACACAACATCGTTTtcaaaaaaactttccatttaCATCAACCCACGTAAATACGCCGTCGAGCGGCATAATAACTATGCCAAACCTGTGGGAAGCAGTGTAGGAAGGGGAATACAGCCATGCAAGCCAATCAAAATCGTCAGAATCGACACCAACGAAGAACACGAGCGACTTCCTGTTCCTTTCATAACAGCAAACATGATAAACCTGATTGATCAGTAGCCAAACAAACTGTAAGGGCGCTCTCATGACGTTAAACATTTTCTGGCGCAAAATGTGACGTTTAAGAACCTAAAACCCCGTTTCTCCCATTTGACACGGCAACACATAACCGGGGTAATCAGAAATATTCACTTTGGCCGGAGGCTTTAAAAATAATCGTTTTCTGTAATAAAAACGCGGTTTTCGTGTAAATGACAGGCCAAACTGCAGGGAAATATATGCTTCTTTCCTTCGTGTAAACGGGGTATCTGATTCAATGACAGAATTGGCAAGCGCATCAACATACCAAACAAACCAAAACTATTCAGCACAGGACAGAACACCGGggccttaaataggaaaatcGTTAAAAGATAACGAGGAAAGGTCAGGTGAAGGGAGTTAACCAATGATGAATAATTAACTAGGAAACAAGGGGGGCAGGGGCAGAGACAAGACTGTCAAAAAAAGACACTGCAGCACACAGCCCAAACAAAAGGTCATGTGctaccacacaaaacatgggtaccggctagggatgcaccgatattgATACTGGTATCGGGTATCGGTGTCAATACCACATTTTCTAAAGTACTCGTTAAAAGTCCCCCGATACCGGGGATCGATACCACGGTCtgagaaatgtctatgtttgaGCGGCGTGTAAGGGGTTAATGCCTCTTATGTTATCCAAAGAGGCAGAGTTTACAACAAACTGGAAAACTAGtcccttgtttttttgttaaattatatgaCTTAAGTCGTTACCTGtcaatttaaatcatgtttttattatgtactcggtatcggcaagtactgaaatgcaagtattcgtatttcaaaaaagtggtatcggtgcatccctagtaccGCCACAATCCTGCCACATAACTATGAATTACTGTGACAGGCTGCTAGGATCATGACAAAAATAGTTCATCTTGAAAAATGTTTTACCTAGTGTTTACTCCGCAATGTTCTCTGAATCCCGTTACTGTTTACACCGAAATTAAGTTTTCTTGTTTCAGTTAGGCTAATTCTTATCAGCCGTTGTGTGTTGTAGCCTGCAGCTCCTGGAAGAGCTCATCTGTTCTCTGCTTTAAACAGCCAGATGGGAACACCTGGAACACTGCCCtgcttttgttttctttgtctaGTTGTTTCATTTTTGCACCTTTTTATGTGCAGAATCAAACAAAGAAGGAACAAATAAAGCCATAACACCATAAAACGTTGTTTGAAACTGTTTGAAGTGGTTTTTTTGTATCAGTTTGTATGATCTCATTTATACATTCGAGTGTggcattatttttgaattttCTAATTATCTATTTCtgataaatgcacattataaatgactcaaactcatagtgattttagattaatAAGGACTTCCAACTGATCACAGAGACGTAcctgcacaagctgtgcatgaaacacagaatcggagccttgcgattcagaatcgcaattacaatataattacaacgtttttatggatttttttttgttttcttatgTGTTAATAAAACAACATTACTACCCTTTCTACTCCCCCCAAAAGCTTAAGAGCAGCCATGTTGTTCATGATGTTGAGCATCGTGAAATATTTATCGATTTGGTAGACagctttatccaaagcaacttacagtgcttTACAAGTGCCTCCTGGTTATTGAGCACATTGGCTTTGTGCAGCAACACTCGTTGTTATTTTCTGAACAATCAAAAAGCATTtgtttagttaaaaaaataacaataaaaatgtgaatcttccggttcttaaaaaatgtttggATTCACATATTGACCTCAGTAGGAACCCAACAGGTTTACGTCAAAAGTACAGTAGTCCTATAGGTTAGATAAACAGTCCTGCCCTTAGAGTCACACTCATGGTTTAGGGAATGATGCTTGGTCAGGATTTTTAAACTAACACACATTTGTGGGAACCAGACTTTTGTCTGCATATTCAAAACCTTAAACACCACCGGACAGATTATTGAATATTTCCCTTACAATGCAAACTCATTCTGATAACTCTTGCCATTTTTCTTCTCTTTTATTATCGTTTGTTCTCCTGCAGATTATGCAAGCAGCCCGATGCCCGACAGATGAGCTGTCACTGACCAATTGTGCTGTAGTAAATGAGAAAGATCTGCAGTCTGGACAGTGAGTATCCATCTGCTTTACTGACCCTTACATATTCATCAGAAATGGCACTTAATTTACCAAATTGTCAGAATTTAAAAGTGGGGCAAAAATGTCCATGTAGCAATccaacatatacaaatatttctACCTTTTTTGCCTATGTAGTTATGGATATGGTAAAAAAGTTATTGTGTTTAGTAATAGAAATAAATTTGACATAATACTGTATTGCAAAATCTACCCCATTTGATGTCACACTTTATGAAAGTCAGGGATACTTATTGATCTTGTATAATATTTAAATGCATCCTTTTGCAGTTTTATCATAACATTGTAGAGAAAGTGCACACGGTCACGCAGTAAATCTGCTGATTTTCCTTAGGCTTGTACTCTTTGTGTTTGTAATGCTGATTCGGTGTAGACATTAATTTAGACTGACAGACTCTGCCGCAGTCCTGCTGATGCCTTATGTCAAAGAAAGTCACAGTATGGCGCTTGTGGGATTTGTCTGcagtaggcatgggccggttactggtttcaaggtataccgaggttttaaacagtcaaggtttctAAACctctaaaatgttctgtgataccgtctTCAAGGTGAGCtctgtttatacaaaattcattaaatctttaagtcatgtgattgatttgatgtttacatttaatatacatttttacatacatatttttaaaagcatattataatttaaagggtTTACcttgcatttgaaaataacacattttagtgttgcaatggcaataccgcaacaccgtgaaattgtggtatttttgcttatatAAAGGTTATCATACTGCCAGAATCTTATACAGACCCATGCATAGTCTGCAGATTGATGTGTGATGTATATTGatgtacatttactgtaaaatatactTCGGGTTTAATCGTTTTCTTTTATAAAAAGGTTGTTTTATGGTAACAGAAAGAGCTGTATGATACAAATGTTTACTTTATGGCTCTAACATGTTGTTATGTTGTCTCACTGCTATAACTAAAAAAGAACACTATTGTTAGTCAGactaaaaaaaactgtaatccCATGAGATTAACTAATCTCAGTCTAAGGATTTGTGCCGCTGTAGATGTGGGCAGTACTTGAATTCAAAGCTGCTAGTATAATGTATCCTATACTACACATTTGCTATTTTTTGATTATGTAttatataatgtttttaaatcatACTACATATAACATATTATATATTCTGTGATGTAGTTTGTTTGTTCATAGAGGCTTCATCTTTTCTGCATTTCTTCTAGGCATGTGAGTGTGAGGACATCGCCCACCCACAAGTTTGTGTTCACTGTAAAGTGTCACCACTCTGTGGTTCCTGGCACGATAGCTTTTAGTTTGCCACAGGTACAAAACTACCGCCAACATGTATATCATACAAATGAGCGTCAGAGGACAAACAATAATGTTAAAGCCAAAATTACACTGCTGAAATAATACAAATGCCATTAGTAAAAAATACCCTAAATCATCAGCTATTTACCATTACAAGGCATTACACAATTTTATGTATGTTTTGGGCCTTATTCCAGTAAGATGTAATGCTTTTAACAAATGATTGCTTGTGGTGAAGGATGTACATTGGTTTATATCCACCAGATCTTAATGATAAAAGCAAACCCATTACTAGTAGAGAGACCTAATGAAACCATTTTAGtttccattaaaaccattaaACCTGTTTTCAGTTTCTGTGATAGgttcaaatatttatttccgTTCTAGCTGacataaaacacaaacttaaaagCCTTACTATagatgtatatgtatatatatatatatatatatatatatatatatatatatatatatatatatatatatatatatatatatatatatatatatatatatatatatatatatatatatatatatatactgtatataatgtttacaatcttaactacagatccatgatcgccgtctcccctcgtctttaggaaatcaaaacatttgttaagTTCCTTCTAGGTCTATAAGGTTTTGCTAGGCAACTAATATGAATCATTATAGATCATCCTAATATATCTTGGAAGTTTATGCTAATCTAGGATTTACGACATTTGGAAAACCAGATGTTCTAGCTTGCTGGAGTTTTGTGcatatttaattgtttttattctCTTTTTTCTTTCAACTAAAGCGAAAATGGGCAGGCCTGTCCATTGGACAAGAAATAGAAGGTACATTGCTCTTGGATTTTTACAcaccatttaaaacaaatatttggatGATCAAATCATGGTAAGTGatatatgtttatttttgtccTTTCAGTGGCAAATTACAACTTCGACAAATCCAAGCAGTGTACTGGAGCCATAACCGTTGAAATTGACTTTCTGCAGAAGAAGAGCACTGACTCAAATCCCTACGATTCGGACAAAATGGCCACCGAGTTTATCCAACACTTTAATAATCAGAGTTTTAGTGTGGGACAGCAGGTTAGAGTAACTTTGTAAAAATTGAAGtttatgtgatgttttattttcaaataatttattttcattttttgtattATCTGTCATAGCTGGTCTTCAGTTTCTGTGACAAGCTCTTTGGGCTTGTTATAAAGGACATTGAGGCTATGGACTCCAGCATACTGAAAGGAGAACCAGCATCTGGCAAAAGGCAAAAGGTTCTTGTgcgatttttttctttcagaaaaataagaaaattgtatAAATCACTTATCctgttaatattttatttttaaatatataaatatttgagGCAAAAAGCCACTTAAACCAGCCCACCTCTGTCAACAATAAGATaatgatatttttatttatttggcagatgcttttatccaaagcaacttacagtgcattacaaagtatacatttttatcaacaCATGTtacctgggatcgaacccatcaccttttgcgctgctaatgcaatgctctaccacagAAATACTGGTTTGATGGCAGAATCCCTTAAGAgtctcaaaaaaaaaatgctcatttacaagaaaacatgtcagatgtaCTTTTTGTGAGCTCTTCaattttcatgatttattttcacagattGAGATTGGTCTGCTGGTTGGAAACAGTCAGGTGATTTTTGAAAAGTCAGAGAGTTCATCTCTTACTCTAGTTGGTAAGTTTAATAAGGTTAAAAAATAAGAGTTTCTATGTAACAGGTCTGTTTACAACTGAATCTTGTTATTTATCCTTCCATTTACCAGGCAAGGCCAAAACCAAGGAGTCCCGTCAAGCCATAATTAACCCAGACTGGAACTTTGAGAAAATGGGCATCGGTGGTCTTGACAAGGAGTTCTCGGATATTTTCCGTAGAGCCTTTGCTTCCCGAGTATTCCCTCCTGACATTGTGGAGCAGATGGGTACGCTTTGACTTCAgtaatgttttgttgttagTGAGCTGTAcgttatggggcggtttcccggatgGGGATTAGACtaatcctagactaaaataaatgtaagagctgtccaaactcaaaacaacttgcactgacatctcttaaaaaatacatcagtgccctttgttttgccttaaaatgcacacaagtaatggcatgtttgttaaaacaagttagattttctatttaaactaaggcctagtcctggcctAAGCTAATACCTGTCCGGGAAACAACCCCTATGAGTTTTATTTTGAGTTTATATAATGTTATCATGTACACATTTCTATCAATAGTGCTTGTTATGACCAAGCATGCTGCACAatccctgaaaagtgaagccaaaacgtctcgatcccCCCcaagtgactggtcccagtataggtcataaaccccgcctccccatgttattcaatgggacttgagaccaactaaaaaatttaattcaattcaattatcttttttccaaagctggtttctgtcatttattgtagtttttatcacgctgatgtaaactcaaatgtttgttttaaaaataagtttgtttttagttacttatttaataatataaaacggagatgtcatgtcatgattgacagctgtgatatcgtgtgatatgcacattctgcgagagcgagggcggggtcttgattttgcggctttacttcctgctcactactgcgcaggactggtcccgaaattgctactgcgcagactcaagacccaagatgttagtgccgtatcgggacactggcggcttcacttttcaccattGAAAGAGCGCGAACGGGCatcgtccatattttttacagtctatggttatGACTTGTTGATATATAAGCTGTCTCCTCTGCTTATCAGGTTGCAAACACGTGAAAGGCATCCTGCTTTTTGGTCCTCCTGGATGCGGAAAAACCTTGATGGCCAGGCAGATTGGTAAGATGCTAAATGCCAGAGAGCCAAAGATCGTGAATGGTCCAGAAATCCTCAACAAGTACGTGGGTGAATCTGAGGCCAATATAAGGAAGCTGTTTGCAGATGCTGAGGAAGAACAGAAAAGGGTGAGATGATAAACCCTCATGAACACTGACATAGCCTAAATACTGCCTTTACAATGCTAAATTGTACTGAAGTATGCTATACTATCCCATACGCTTTCCTTTATCTTGTTATATCTCATTATTATTTCCTGTTTTTGTTCTCTGCAGCTTGGTGCAAACAGTGGCCTGCACATCATTATCTTTGATGAACTGGATGCTATCTGTAAGCAGCGTGGCACAAGTGCTGGCAGCACAGGTGTGCATGACACAGTTGTAAACCAGCTTCTGTCAAAAATCGATGGAGTTGAGCAGCTGAACAACATTCTCGTCATAGGTGAATAACtatgaaattatatttatgcattttattgcaagctatttttaatttgattttctAACCACTTATATCATTCTTCtctctgttttttgttttgccaAAAAGGCATGACTAACCGTCCTGACTTGATTGATGAAGCTTTAATGAGACCCGGCAGATTTGAAGTAAAGATGGAGATCGGTACGACTTTATCGTTGTTCAACAGAAGATACGTAACTCTCTATATCACTGTTTGATGTCACCTCTGTATCTGTTTGTTATCACTCAGGTTTGCCGGATGAGAAGGGCCGTGTTCAGATCCTGAACATACACACAAATAAGATGCGAGAGTTTAATCTGCTCGCATCTGATGTGGATGTTAAAGAGCTCGCTGCTGAGACCAAAAACTATAGTGGAGCAGAACTGGAGGGACTGGTTAGAGCTGCCCAGTCTACTGCAATGAACCGCCACATTAAGGTGAGATGCTGTTCTGTACGCACCGTGATGGTTCGGAATGAGTACACGTACCacccagcccagtctcacgaaattccGTTATTTCAcaagttcacacttacaaataagttaaaagaattaaattagtaaacgtatttggcgtgctgtccggggagagggctctgagcagGGAATGAGCCTGAAACACAGAGTATCCCCCCCCCCCTCTTAAGGAAATAACTTGGTAAGTGAGAGGAGACAGGGTGTAGGAGGGATTCTGAAAGATGCGAAGGATTTTCAGTGAGTTCAACTGTGATTTATATATGGCTTGCTTTCGAGCTGATTGGGTGTATTGTTGATTACCGATTGAAAGCGGCTGGTGCCATTGACTACTGATTGAAAACAGCTGAAGTCACTTAGGTATTTTATTTGACatgttcctcccgaactttgttaataaaacatcatataGTGacgtaattttttttcttttttttacgaatttccgcgtttttccgtgatcgtataacaaattcctgttttcgtgtgattagttactaaactgttttgtcctattttctaaccattgtcgcttcgttttagggttagatttacataaaatgacatccctacccaaacccaactgtaaccctaacgccagatgacataaaaaaataaaaatagtataaaccaaaatataaagtgacattctaatgcaagcacgaaatctaaccctaaaccgaagcgacaatggtttaaaaataggaaaaagaagttgagtaaccaatacgtgataatcacacgaaaacaggaattcgttatacgatcacgaaaaacgcggaaattcgtgataatatcatgaaataagaataaaaaaattacgtgactatatcacgaaacctagtgagactgggtaggtacCACCTAGTTACACCCCTAGTTATATTACATTAACGAAGGAAACAAAGTGATTTCAAGTAGCTGTGCCTCATGAAAAGAAAGCAAGTAATAGCCACACTCTAGGTGTAAACAAATATGGGTTATGAccaagtaacgcgcattacgtaataatattacttttctgaagtaacgagtaaagtaatgcattactttataaatgtacacattaatatttgagttacttttttcaaaaagtaatgcaagt
This window of the Misgurnus anguillicaudatus chromosome 19, ASM2758022v2, whole genome shotgun sequence genome carries:
- the nsfa gene encoding vesicle-fusing ATPase, yielding MATRIMQAARCPTDELSLTNCAVVNEKDLQSGQHVSVRTSPTHKFVFTVKCHHSVVPGTIAFSLPQRKWAGLSIGQEIEVANYNFDKSKQCTGAITVEIDFLQKKSTDSNPYDSDKMATEFIQHFNNQSFSVGQQLVFSFCDKLFGLVIKDIEAMDSSILKGEPASGKRQKIEIGLLVGNSQVIFEKSESSSLTLVGKAKTKESRQAIINPDWNFEKMGIGGLDKEFSDIFRRAFASRVFPPDIVEQMGCKHVKGILLFGPPGCGKTLMARQIGKMLNAREPKIVNGPEILNKYVGESEANIRKLFADAEEEQKRLGANSGLHIIIFDELDAICKQRGTSAGSTGVHDTVVNQLLSKIDGVEQLNNILVIGMTNRPDLIDEALMRPGRFEVKMEIGLPDEKGRVQILNIHTNKMREFNLLASDVDVKELAAETKNYSGAELEGLVRAAQSTAMNRHIKATSTVEVDMERAEKLQVTRTDFMASLNNDIKPAFGTNQEDYSSYIMNGIIKWGDPVTRVLEDGELLVQQTKNSDRTPLVSMLLEGPPHSGKTALSAKISEDSQFPFIKICSPDKMIGFSETSKCQAIKKIFDDAYKSQLSCIVIDDIERLLDYVPIGPRFSNLVLQALLVLLKKIPPHGRKLLIIGTTSRKDVLQEMEMLDAFSTTIHVQNISSGEHLVEALELLGSFTDAERTTIAQHVKSKRVWIGIKKLLMLIEMSLQMDQAYRVSKFLALLKEEGADRGFCE